The following are encoded in a window of Allosphingosinicella indica genomic DNA:
- the aspS gene encoding aspartate--tRNA ligase, giving the protein MHAYRSHTCGQLRASDVGSTVRLSGWIHRKRDHGGVLFVDLRDHYGLTQIVGKAGSEALATLDRLRAESVVTITGEVVARGGEASNANLATGEIEVVASEVTVQSAAEELPLPVAGEADYPEDIRLRYRYLDLRRDRIHRNIVLRSQVISSIRRRMVDQGFTEFQTPILTASSPEGARDYLVPSRVHPGKFYALPQAPQMFKQLIMVAGFDRYFQIAPCFRDEDARADRSPGEFYQLDLEMSYVTQDDVFAALEPVLAGVFEEFADGRSVTPAGQFPRIPYKEAMLKYGSDKPDLRNPILITDVTGHFAGSGFGLFARMVEGGNVVRAIPAPGTADKSRKFFDDMNDWARGEGHAGLGYITQKGGELGGPIAKNHGEDATRKLVDALGLGPDDGIFFAAGKEAQAVKLAGAARTRVGEQLGLIDEGRFDFCWVVDFPMFEYDEEAKKIDFSHNPFSMPQGELEALETKDPLDILAFQYDIVCNGVELSSGAIRNHRPDIMYKAFEIAGYSRDDVDTNFSGMINAFKFGAPPHGGSAPGIDRIVMLLAGEPNIREVVLFPMNQKAEDLMMGAPGEVSMKQLRELHIRLVPPSGTKAADPAKTVAPE; this is encoded by the coding sequence ATGCACGCCTATCGCAGCCACACTTGCGGCCAGCTCCGCGCCTCCGACGTCGGATCGACGGTCCGTCTGTCGGGCTGGATCCACCGCAAGCGCGATCATGGCGGCGTACTGTTCGTGGACCTGCGCGATCATTACGGCCTCACCCAGATCGTCGGCAAGGCGGGAAGCGAAGCGCTGGCGACGCTCGATCGGCTGCGCGCGGAATCGGTGGTCACGATCACCGGCGAAGTGGTGGCGCGCGGCGGAGAGGCTTCCAACGCCAATCTCGCGACCGGCGAAATCGAAGTGGTGGCAAGCGAAGTCACCGTGCAATCCGCTGCCGAAGAGCTGCCGCTGCCGGTGGCGGGCGAGGCCGATTATCCCGAGGATATCCGCCTGCGTTATCGCTATCTCGATCTTCGCCGCGACCGCATCCACCGCAACATCGTGCTGCGCAGCCAGGTGATCTCGTCGATCCGCCGCCGCATGGTCGATCAGGGCTTCACCGAGTTCCAGACGCCGATCCTGACCGCGTCGAGCCCCGAAGGTGCCCGCGACTATCTGGTGCCGAGCCGCGTTCATCCCGGCAAATTCTACGCGCTTCCGCAGGCGCCGCAGATGTTCAAGCAGCTCATCATGGTCGCCGGCTTCGATCGCTATTTCCAGATCGCGCCCTGCTTCCGCGACGAGGATGCACGCGCCGACCGCAGCCCGGGTGAATTCTACCAGCTCGATCTCGAGATGAGCTATGTGACGCAGGACGACGTGTTCGCGGCGCTGGAGCCGGTGCTCGCCGGCGTGTTCGAGGAATTTGCCGACGGCCGGAGCGTCACGCCCGCGGGCCAGTTCCCGCGCATTCCCTACAAGGAAGCGATGCTCAAATACGGCTCCGACAAGCCGGACCTGCGCAATCCCATCCTCATCACCGACGTGACCGGCCATTTCGCCGGTTCGGGCTTCGGCCTGTTCGCGCGGATGGTGGAGGGCGGCAACGTCGTTCGCGCCATTCCGGCGCCGGGCACCGCCGACAAGAGCCGCAAGTTCTTCGACGACATGAACGATTGGGCGCGGGGCGAAGGCCATGCCGGCCTTGGCTACATTACCCAGAAGGGCGGCGAGCTCGGCGGCCCCATCGCCAAGAACCACGGCGAGGATGCGACCCGGAAGCTGGTCGATGCGCTCGGCCTCGGCCCCGACGACGGCATCTTCTTCGCGGCAGGCAAGGAAGCGCAGGCGGTGAAGCTCGCGGGCGCGGCGCGCACCCGCGTCGGCGAACAGCTCGGGTTGATTGATGAGGGGCGGTTCGATTTCTGCTGGGTCGTCGATTTCCCGATGTTCGAATATGACGAGGAAGCGAAGAAGATCGATTTCAGCCACAACCCCTTCTCGATGCCGCAGGGCGAGCTGGAGGCGCTGGAGACGAAGGACCCGCTCGACATCCTCGCTTTCCAGTATGACATCGTCTGCAACGGCGTGGAGCTGTCGTCGGGCGCGATCCGGAACCACCGGCCCGACATCATGTACAAGGCGTTCGAGATTGCCGGCTATTCCAGGGACGACGTCGACACCAATTTCTCGGGCATGATCAACGCCTTCAAGTTCGGCGCGCCGCCGCATGGCGGATCGGCGCCGGGCATCGACCGCATCGTGATGCTGCTGGCCGGCGAGCCCAACATCCGCGAGGTCGTCCTCTTCCCGATGAACCAGAAGGCCGAGGATCTGATGATGGGCGCGCCGGGCGAAGTGAGCATGAAGCAGCTTCGCGAGCTCCACATCCGCCTCGTCCCACCGAGCGGCACCAAGGCCGCCGACCCCGCCAAGACGGTTGCACCGGAATAG
- the rnd gene encoding ribonuclease D produces the protein MQIHPLITDSESLLKLCERLAAGPFVAVDTEFMRENTYWPDLCLVQIGNEAEAAAIDPKADGLDLAPLLNLLVNNEDVLKVFHAGGQDIEIIYNLTGATPHPLFDTQIAAMALGLGEQIGYSNLVESLLGHNIDKGARFTDWARRPLDARQIDYAIGDVTHLATLFPKMLGKLRKTGRGAWLDQEMERLADPSNYANDPAQAWKRVRFPSRKPEALGILKALAAWREIEARSKNLPRGRIMKDETLADVAAHPPSNQESLGRVRGLSAAWKTNDIGARMMDALAAAHPLPASEMPAREDRAPGLGKEGALVADLLKLLLKIRARESNVAARLIARSEELEMLAAGRRDGLSILQGWRFDEFGRDALDLVEGRLAFAVMGGKLKMTRTESE, from the coding sequence ATGCAGATCCATCCTCTCATCACCGACAGCGAATCGCTGCTGAAATTGTGCGAAAGGCTCGCCGCCGGCCCGTTCGTCGCCGTCGACACCGAGTTCATGCGCGAGAACACCTATTGGCCGGACCTGTGCTTGGTGCAGATCGGCAATGAGGCGGAAGCAGCCGCGATCGACCCCAAGGCGGACGGGCTCGATCTTGCGCCGCTGCTCAACCTTCTCGTCAACAACGAGGATGTGCTGAAGGTCTTCCATGCCGGTGGGCAGGATATCGAAATCATCTACAATCTCACCGGCGCGACGCCGCACCCGCTGTTCGACACGCAGATCGCGGCGATGGCGCTCGGGCTCGGCGAGCAGATCGGCTATTCCAATCTGGTCGAGAGCCTGCTGGGCCATAATATCGACAAGGGCGCGCGCTTCACCGACTGGGCGCGGCGCCCGCTCGATGCGCGGCAGATCGATTATGCGATCGGCGACGTCACCCATCTCGCGACGCTCTTCCCCAAGATGCTCGGCAAGCTGCGCAAGACCGGCCGCGGCGCCTGGCTCGATCAGGAGATGGAGCGTCTGGCGGACCCGTCCAATTACGCCAACGATCCCGCGCAGGCGTGGAAGCGCGTCCGCTTCCCGAGCCGCAAGCCCGAAGCGCTCGGCATCCTGAAGGCGCTCGCCGCCTGGCGGGAGATCGAGGCGCGGTCAAAGAATCTGCCGCGCGGCCGCATCATGAAGGACGAGACGCTGGCGGACGTTGCGGCACACCCGCCGTCGAACCAGGAATCGCTCGGCCGCGTGCGCGGTCTGTCGGCGGCGTGGAAGACCAACGACATCGGCGCGCGGATGATGGACGCGCTCGCTGCGGCGCATCCCCTGCCCGCGTCCGAAATGCCCGCGCGGGAGGATCGCGCACCTGGCCTCGGCAAGGAAGGCGCGCTGGTCGCTGATCTCCTCAAACTGCTGCTCAAGATCCGCGCCCGCGAATCGAACGTCGCCGCGCGGCTCATCGCGCGATCGGAGGAACTGGAGATGCTGGCGGCGGGGCGGCGCGACGGGCTGTCGATCCTGCAAGGCTGGCGGTTCGACGAATTCGGCCGCGATGCGTTGGACCTCGTCGAGGGCCGCCTCGCCTTCGCGGTGATGGGCGGCAAGCTCAAGATGACGCGCACGGAGAGCGAATGA
- a CDS encoding I78 family peptidase inhibitor translates to MMKAMIPLAALAASACTTAGAEADTPPMPSGECKAEAAATLVGQAASPELGADALRLTGAKGLRWIRPGDAVTMDYRSDRLNVKLDDSGKVESFNCG, encoded by the coding sequence ATGATGAAGGCGATGATCCCCCTCGCCGCGCTCGCGGCATCAGCTTGCACCACGGCCGGAGCGGAGGCCGACACGCCGCCGATGCCATCGGGCGAATGCAAGGCGGAAGCCGCGGCTACCCTGGTAGGCCAAGCCGCGAGCCCCGAACTCGGGGCCGATGCGTTGCGGCTGACCGGCGCGAAAGGCTTGCGCTGGATCCGGCCCGGCGATGCGGTGACAATGGACTATCGATCCGACCGGCTGAACGTGAAGCTGGACGACAGCGGCAAGGTCGAAAGCTTCAACTGCGGCTGA
- a CDS encoding Ppx/GppA family phosphatase, with protein sequence MPRLKPVAIIDIGSNSVRLVVYAAATRAPLVLFNEKIMAGLGRDLGESGELPDEAQARALAALERFRILTRQMGVGRVRVVATAAVRDAANGRAFLKAIKATGFDPEVLSGEQEGMMAGLGVLSAIPEADGIVADLGGGSLELVEVAGGEVGDSVSLPLGVLRTEPLFEQGPDILQRHARRAIDKADFAKRAGKGRPLYLVGGSWRALAHLDMALEGHPLPITHHHRMPPDRPADLGRDIAALIDGGEKLAMVSSSRRSTLPTANLLLDALCQTLRPSELIVSAYGIREGLLYDALGSRVRARDPLIEAVRQAGRGLGRFAEHGALIDRWIAPVFDDPPEMARLRLAACLLSDVAWAAHPDFRAERGMEIALHGNWVGVDIPGRVMLAQALFTNFGGGKAFEGLPFAPLCSSEALDRAAQWGLAMRLAHRLSGGVAESLRRSRLKVEDDTLRLEVARADLAILGEPVMRRLKTLAGALGIGFEAGPR encoded by the coding sequence ATGCCTCGATTGAAGCCGGTCGCGATTATCGACATCGGGTCGAACTCGGTGCGCCTGGTCGTCTACGCCGCCGCCACGCGGGCGCCGCTCGTGCTGTTCAACGAAAAGATCATGGCGGGCCTCGGCCGCGATCTCGGCGAGAGCGGCGAGCTTCCTGACGAGGCGCAAGCGCGTGCTCTGGCAGCGCTCGAGCGCTTCCGCATCCTCACCCGCCAGATGGGCGTCGGCCGTGTCCGCGTCGTTGCGACCGCGGCGGTGCGCGATGCCGCCAACGGCCGCGCTTTCCTCAAAGCGATCAAGGCCACCGGTTTCGACCCCGAAGTGCTGTCGGGCGAGCAGGAGGGGATGATGGCCGGGCTCGGCGTCCTGTCCGCCATTCCGGAGGCGGACGGCATCGTCGCCGATCTCGGCGGCGGCAGCCTCGAACTGGTCGAGGTCGCGGGCGGCGAGGTCGGCGACAGCGTTTCGCTACCGCTCGGCGTGCTCCGCACCGAGCCGCTGTTCGAGCAAGGCCCCGATATATTGCAGCGCCACGCCCGTCGCGCGATCGACAAGGCCGATTTCGCCAAACGCGCCGGCAAGGGCCGACCGCTCTACCTCGTCGGGGGATCGTGGCGCGCACTGGCGCATCTCGACATGGCGCTCGAGGGGCATCCGCTGCCGATCACGCATCATCATCGGATGCCGCCCGATCGGCCCGCCGACCTGGGGCGCGACATCGCGGCGCTGATCGATGGCGGCGAGAAGCTCGCGATGGTCTCGTCGTCCCGCCGGAGCACGCTGCCGACCGCCAACCTGCTGCTCGACGCGCTCTGCCAGACGTTGAGACCGAGCGAGCTGATCGTCTCCGCTTACGGCATCCGCGAAGGTCTGCTCTACGACGCGCTCGGTTCACGCGTCCGCGCCCGCGATCCGTTGATCGAGGCGGTGCGGCAGGCGGGGCGCGGTCTCGGCCGCTTCGCCGAGCATGGCGCGCTGATCGATCGCTGGATCGCGCCGGTGTTCGACGATCCGCCCGAAATGGCGCGTCTCCGCCTTGCCGCCTGTCTGCTGAGCGACGTCGCCTGGGCCGCGCACCCCGATTTCCGGGCCGAGCGCGGCATGGAGATCGCGTTGCACGGCAATTGGGTCGGCGTCGACATCCCGGGCCGCGTGATGCTGGCGCAGGCGCTGTTTACCAATTTCGGCGGCGGCAAGGCGTTCGAAGGCCTGCCGTTCGCGCCGCTGTGCAGCTCGGAAGCGCTCGACCGCGCCGCGCAATGGGGGCTGGCGATGCGGCTCGCGCACCGCCTCAGCGGCGGCGTTGCCGAAAGTCTCCGCCGCTCCCGCCTCAAGGTTGAGGACGACACGCTTCGGCTGGAAGTTGCGCGCGCCGATCTCGCGATCCTCGGCGAGCCGGTGATGCGGCGCCTCAAGACGCTGGCAGGGGCGCTCGGCATCGGCTTCGAAGCGGGGCCGCGCTGA
- a CDS encoding RNA degradosome polyphosphate kinase, producing the protein MVAGSSKTVEDTPAAQPAPRYFNRELSWLAFNQRVLEEAGNTAHPLLERLRFLSISGNNLDEFFMVRVAGLKGQQLRGVEEKSADGMSASDALAAIAEAVEALADRQQRAWESLRAELDAAGISVIGMEPIDPECSAWLDDHFREQILPVLTPQAIDPAHPFPFVYNKALSLIFDLKRQSDGEPIRELVMLPNSLPRFIRLPGEGARYIAIETLIRRQIATLFPGYDYVDGGSFRIIRDSDIEIEEEAEDLVRYYQTAIKRRRRGRVIRLKLEDGMPAELEELVRDGLNAGDALVSVSTGFLGIADLGLIVEENRADLKFPSFTPRFPERIREYGGDCFAAIRSKDIVIHHPYETFDAVVAFLRQAAEDPDVVAIKQTLYRAGKQSAIIRALIDAAEAGKSVTAVVELKARFDEEQNLFWANALERAGVQVVYGFIDFKTHAKASMVIRREDKVYRTYCHLGTGNYHPVTARIYTDLSYFTADARVGRDVGQLFNYITGYVEPRGLELLTLSPRNLRRELCRLVDAEIDHARAGRPASLWAKMNALVDPDIIDKLYEASAAGVSIDLVIRGICCLRPGVAGLSENIRVKSIVGRFLEHSRIWCFGNGAALPGRDALVYISSADWMPRNFDRRVEFMLRLENPTVHQQVLDQVMVANLIDNEQSWVLDPSGTYHRLDAGGSRPFNLHHYFMTNPSLSGRGAALGSGRKSVPKLRLRSVPGH; encoded by the coding sequence ATGGTTGCCGGATCGAGCAAGACGGTGGAGGACACGCCTGCCGCGCAGCCCGCGCCGCGCTATTTCAACCGGGAGCTGAGCTGGCTCGCCTTTAACCAGCGGGTGCTGGAGGAAGCTGGCAACACCGCCCATCCGCTGCTTGAGCGGCTGCGTTTCCTCTCCATCTCCGGCAACAATCTCGACGAATTCTTCATGGTCCGCGTCGCCGGGCTCAAGGGCCAGCAGCTTCGCGGGGTCGAGGAGAAATCCGCAGACGGGATGAGCGCGTCCGATGCGCTGGCGGCGATCGCCGAGGCGGTCGAGGCGCTCGCCGACCGCCAGCAACGCGCGTGGGAGAGCCTGCGCGCCGAGCTCGATGCGGCGGGCATCTCGGTCATCGGTATGGAGCCTATCGACCCCGAATGCTCAGCTTGGCTCGACGATCATTTCCGCGAGCAGATCCTTCCGGTGCTGACCCCGCAGGCGATCGACCCGGCGCACCCGTTTCCCTTCGTCTACAACAAGGCGCTGTCGCTGATCTTCGATCTCAAGCGCCAGTCCGACGGCGAGCCCATCCGCGAGCTGGTGATGCTGCCGAACTCGCTGCCTCGGTTCATCCGTTTGCCAGGGGAGGGTGCGCGTTATATTGCGATCGAGACGCTGATCCGCCGCCAGATCGCGACGCTATTCCCCGGCTACGACTATGTCGACGGGGGTTCTTTTCGCATCATCCGCGACAGCGACATCGAGATCGAGGAGGAGGCGGAGGACCTCGTCCGCTACTATCAGACCGCGATCAAGCGCCGCCGCCGCGGCCGCGTCATCAGACTGAAGCTGGAAGACGGAATGCCGGCCGAACTGGAAGAGCTGGTGCGCGACGGGCTCAATGCCGGCGACGCGCTGGTCTCCGTCTCGACCGGCTTCCTCGGCATCGCCGACCTCGGCCTCATCGTCGAGGAGAACCGCGCCGACCTGAAGTTCCCCAGCTTCACGCCGCGTTTTCCCGAGCGAATCCGCGAATATGGCGGCGATTGCTTCGCGGCGATCCGCTCCAAGGACATTGTCATCCACCACCCCTATGAGACATTCGATGCGGTGGTGGCCTTCCTGCGCCAGGCGGCGGAAGATCCCGACGTCGTCGCGATCAAGCAGACGCTCTATCGTGCCGGCAAGCAGTCCGCGATCATCCGTGCGCTGATCGACGCCGCCGAAGCCGGCAAGTCGGTGACTGCCGTGGTCGAACTGAAGGCGCGATTCGACGAGGAACAGAATCTGTTCTGGGCCAATGCGCTGGAGCGCGCGGGCGTCCAGGTCGTCTACGGCTTCATCGACTTCAAGACGCACGCCAAGGCTTCGATGGTCATCCGGCGCGAGGACAAGGTCTATCGCACCTACTGCCACCTCGGCACCGGCAATTACCACCCGGTGACGGCGCGCATCTATACCGATCTCAGTTACTTCACCGCCGACGCGCGTGTTGGGCGCGATGTCGGGCAGCTCTTCAATTACATCACCGGCTATGTCGAGCCGCGCGGACTGGAACTGCTGACCCTTTCGCCGCGCAACCTGCGGCGCGAACTGTGCCGCCTCGTCGATGCGGAAATCGATCATGCCCGCGCGGGGCGCCCGGCGTCGCTCTGGGCGAAGATGAACGCGCTGGTCGATCCCGATATCATCGACAAGCTCTACGAAGCGAGCGCCGCGGGCGTTTCGATAGATCTCGTCATCCGCGGCATCTGCTGCCTCCGACCCGGAGTCGCCGGCCTGTCCGAAAATATCCGGGTGAAGTCGATCGTCGGCCGGTTCCTGGAACACAGCCGCATCTGGTGCTTCGGGAATGGCGCCGCCCTGCCCGGGCGGGACGCGCTGGTCTATATCAGTTCCGCCGACTGGATGCCGCGCAATTTCGACCGGCGAGTGGAGTTCATGCTGCGACTGGAGAACCCCACGGTACATCAGCAGGTGCTCGATCAGGTGATGGTCGCCAACCTCATCGACAATGAGCAGAGCTGGGTGCTCGATCCCTCTGGTACTTATCACCGCTTGGACGCTGGCGGCTCGAGGCCCTTCAATCTTCACCATTATTTCATGACCAACCCGTCGCTATCCGGTCGCGGTGCGGCGCTCGGTAGTGGCCGTAAGTCGGTGCCCAAGCTTCGCCTTCGCAGCGTGCCGGGCCACTAG